The following nucleotide sequence is from Leopardus geoffroyi isolate Oge1 chromosome D4, O.geoffroyi_Oge1_pat1.0, whole genome shotgun sequence.
GTGGCTGAATTGTAATCAACGAACAATCTAAGCATGTTGACTTTGGAAACCCTGAACTTCCCACCTGGGACACAGTACAGTGGCTTCTAGAGAGGCCAACACCTTCCCGCTCAGCTGGTTCAGGCTCCTGGCGAAACACCCCAGCCTAATGCGGGCAAGGTCTGGGTTCAGCCATCTTCGGGAGAAGGTAGCTTTCTTGGGGCCCCAGGGGACCCGGATGTAGCAGGGGTTTGACAGTGTGTCCCCCATGCTCCCCGCAGGGACGCTGGAGGTCCGTCTCCTGGGCTGTGAGCAGCTGCTGACAGCCGTGCCCGGACGCTCCCCGGCGGCTGTGCTGGCCGGGAGCCCCTCGCAGGGCTGGCTTCGGGCCCGGGCCAAGCAGCAGCGTGGCGGAGGAGAGCTGGCCAGTGAGTAGCAAGCTGCGGGGCGCTGGGGGCAGCGATGTATCTCTACTCCTCGCCTGCCCTGAgctccctctctggccctgcaGGTGAGGTGCTGGCTGTGCTGAAGGTGGACAATCGTGTCGTGGGCCAGACCGGCTGGGGGCCAGTGACCAAGCAGTCCTGGGACCAGACCTTTATTGTGCCCCTGGAGCGGGTGAGGCTGGCCCTGGTGCGGGCAGGGGTGACCTTAGGCCACGGAGCGGAAGGCTGGCCGAGTAGGGACGTGTGCCCCACTCCTCAACCTGGCCTCCCCGACGCAGGCCCGGGAGCTGGAGATTGGGGTTCACTGGCGGGACTGGAGGCAGCTGTGTGGCGTGGCCTTCCTGCGGCTGGAGGACTTCCTGGACAACGCTTGTCACCAGCTCTCCCTCAGTCTGGTGCCCCAGGGGCTGCTCTTTGCCCAGGTGCTCCCTACCCTGTCCCCTGACGACACGGGCCCTGGTTCCATCTGAGCTAGAAGGGCCTTCGAGACTATTTGATTCATCCACACATAGGAGTAGAAATTGAGGCCTGGAGGGAGGAGGTCTCCAAGAATTAAGGATTCCCAGCCCCTCTCCGAGGAGCGCGTGGGAGTCTAGAGGCTGCATCCTGGTCCTGACTTGCCTAGCCTCATGCATGGCCCTGGACAAGTGtctctcttctctgggcctcagtttccccactggtaCCAATGTGGACATTGAATCGATCCCTCTGGGCCCCTCTGGCTCTTGCATCATTGACGCTGAGGGCTTAGGCTGGGATCTTGGAGGCCGGGGAGATACCCTGGTGACAGATGGGGTAGGAGGGGACTGgtctccagccctgccctctgcccacgCAGGTGACCTTCTGTGACCCTGTCATTGAGAGGAGGCCCCGGCTGCAGAGGCAGAAACGCATTTTCTCTAAACGCAGAGGTGTGGACGGGAGAGGGCTGTGCAATTAGGGGGTAGGGCAGGGGCCCTCGGGGGgccgtgggactgagccccgcctTTTGTCCCAGGTCAGGACTTTTTGAGGGCTTCCCAGATGAATCTCAACATGGCAGCCTGGGGGCGCTTGGTCATGAACTTGCTGCCCCCCTGCAGCTCCCCAAGCACGATCAGCCCCCCCAGAGCGTGCCCCCAGACCCCAGCCACACCCCGGGGAGCTGCCGACCCTGCCTCGCCCAGGTGAGGAGCCCCCTCGCCGTGGCTGCCTGCTTCTCTGCCACGTCTGCCTCTCTTCAGGTGCAGCTGGTGTCTTTCTGTTCCCTCtgaccctctgtctgtctgtctcttggcATTGCTGTGTGTCCGTCCCCACAGCTCTTCCGTCTGCCTGTGCCCTGCCAGGTGTCTGCTTTCTCCACATAGTGATTTCCCACCCAAGAAGAGCCCCTTGGAAGAAGAGGTGAGGCCCCCACCCAAGCCCCCACGTCTCTACCTGCCCCGGGAGCCAACCCCCGAGGAGATACCGGTGAGAGGATGCTGGCAGTCCTGGGGGCTGCTGGGGTGGGGATGGCGGGGCTGGAGGGAAACAGGGAAGGAAGCCCTGCTCTGCTCTGAGCCCCTCTACCCTCATAGCGCACCAAACGCCCCCACATGGAGCCCAGGACTCGACTCGGGCCACCGCTTCCACCCTCAGCCACCAGGTACCCCCGTCGGGCTCACTTATGTGCTTGCGACATTTGTCTGCTCACTTGGGTGTTCGTGTGTCCATTCACACATCACCCGATGCTCCTTGCTCTCTGTTCTTACTCACTAAACCCGTGTTATTGAGCTCTAGCTGCATTCTGGAACTCTAGGAAGCCACTGTCCCtgaatccccccacccccaccccagcccctagGCTTTCCAGTCTTATTGGTGGGGACAGCCCAGGACCGGCCCTGGAGGGTTAGGAGCACCTCTTCATGGAGGCCCAGCTCTTATCCCAGGGGGAatcctgtgccctctctcttgcAGGAAACCCCCCCGCCTTCAGGACTTCCGTTGCTTGGCCGTGCTGGGCCGGGGACACTTCGGGAAGGTAGTGGGCTGACGAGGGTGCTATGGAAGGGGGTGAGCAGGCCCCAGCACCTTGGCTGGGGGGATGGTGTGATCCATGGGGCAGTGGGCGGGGAGCAGCAAAGGCTCCCCTGTGCTGTCCACCTGGAGCCCAAGCTGTCTCTGGTTCCCAGGTCCTCCTGGTCCAGTTCAAGGGGACGGGGAAATACTACGCCATCAAAGCGCTGAAGAAGCAGGAGGTGCTGAGCCGGGACGAGATGGAGAGGTGTGTAGTCGGGACAGTGGGCACCTAGCCCTGCAGGGGACCCCGGATGGCTGGCCTGGGCTAGTGGCACCAGAAGGCAGCTGAGTGCTCCAGGGGCTTTGAAGAGGTGACCCGCTGGGGCCGGTCCTGAGCTCTCTTTTTAGCACCTGCAGTTGTTAACTGTATGCTCTTGGGCAGGTCCGCTCTTCTCTCTGCCCGATACGTAGAAACCATCATTCTACCTGCCTGGCATTTTCATTGAAGACCCAGAGAAGCCAAGGGTGTTGTGCGGGTGGCAGGACGCAGCCAGCAGTGGTTTCTCTTCCCTCTAACACCCACCCCCGGCCCTCCGCAGCCTGTACTGCGAGAAACGCATCCTGGAGGCTGTGGGCCGCACAGGGCACCCCTTCCTGCTGTCCCTCCTCGCCTGCTTCCAGACCTCCAGCCACGCCTGCTTCGTGACAGAGTTTGCGCCCGGTGGTGACCTCATGATGCAGATCCATGAGGACGTCttccctgagccccaggcccGGTGGGTTCCCATCCCTCTTGTCTGCCTCTTCCATTGAGCCTTCCCTGGTTCCCTATGCCCTCTCCCTTCATCCTGCTTCCCCCAGGATACCCATCAGCAGAAGAGTGTGGAGTCAGGGAGGCCTTGGCTCAGATCCTTGGTTATCAACTGTCTTATCAGCTCCCATAGCATTGtgaccttgggcctcagtttatGTAGCTGTGAATGGGGCTAAAAATAACTCTTCCATAGGCTTGTGGAGTGGATGGACATAATGTGTATTAAATTGTTGGGCACAGGAACCAGTGAAGAGTAAGTGACTGGCAGCTGGAGTTCTTTCTTGCCCACCAGAACGCAGGCTCTGGAGTCTTAAGTCTGCCACGAGCTGTGTGACCCCCAGGTGCATCACTTACCTGGAGTCTCAGatcctcatttgaaaaatagaCATGATGACTCTCGACAGCAGGTGGCTGGGAGGATGTAGGAGGGTAAGGCATCAGAACACGTGGCATCATTCCTGGCACCATCGAAGAGCCCAGGAAGGGTAGGCTGTCAGTGGGCAACAACCTTGGGGCCACTGTCCAGAGAAACACCCATTCTCCCTACCCGCTACCCCTGGCATCAGGCTCTAGTCTGAGCTGACTAGAGCTGGGACATCTAGGGATGCCCAGGCCGTGGCCATCCTGGTGCCTCCCtgcacttccccccccccccccccccccccccgtcctgaCCCTGAACTACCCCCTACACCACCCATAGGTTCTACCTGGCCTGTGTGGTCCTCGGGTTACAGTTCTTACACGAGAAGAAAATCATTTACAGGTAACTTGCCCTGGGGGTGCTGGGGCTGGAGGTAGGTGAAGGAGCAGAGGCTGCCCTCCTCCTGTGATACTCCCGGGCCCCTTTGATCTGTCCCCCTCACCCTCAGAGACCTTAAGTTGGACAACCTTCTGCTGGACGCCCAGGGTTTCCTGAAGATCGCGGACTTCGGGCTGTGTAAGGAAGGTGGGTGCCTCCTGTCCAGGATCCCATGTCCTCCAGCCTTGCTTGCCCAGCTCAGGCCAGCAGGGTAGTGGGCAAGTGGCCTTCGCCTCTCACCCCAGCCCGCATTCCAGGGACCGGCTGGACACACTGGTTCTTCCTTCCCAGCCCTAGAGACTCTTAAAGAGCCCCAGCGCACCCTTAGCCAGGGGAGAGCGTGTACTCAGGATGGGAGAGGGCATCGGGTTCTCCCTTCTTTGTGAGCTTGGCAAAGGCTCTGCTTCCTCCCGTGAGAtggcgtaaaaaaaaaaaaactgtcctcaCCTCCAAGAGCTCGGGGCAGGGCTTGGCTTGACCTTCGGTGCCTGAGGTCGTAAGAGTTGGCTGTTGATTCTTACAACTGAAGTTATATGGATGAGACACGTCGGGCTGGCATCAGTGTGGATGCTGGTTTGCAGGGATCGGCTTTGGGGACCGGACAAGCACCTTCTGCGGCACCCCGGAGTTCCTCGCCCCGGAAGTGCTGACCCAGGAGGCCTACACACGGGCTGTGGACTGGTGGGGGTTGGGTGTGCTGCTCTATGAGATGCTGGTGGGCGAGGTGAGCACTGGACCCCGGCTGCTGGGGCCTCTAGGTtggggcagggtggaggtggcTCTTGCAGCCTGCTGAGCCCCCTTCCCCATAGTGTCCATTCCCCGGGGACACTGAGGAGGAGGTATTTGACTGCATCGTCAATGCGGACGCCCCGTATCCCCGCTTTCTGTCGGTgcaagggcttgaactcattcaGAAGGTAATCactgcagggctgggctgggctgggctgaacgGCTGCCCCGTCACCACCCACTCTCTCGGGGCCTCTGTGGTCCAGCTCACTTGGGATGCCTGGGCAGGCGGGCAGTGCCTGGGCGTGATGCCCTCCGTGAACCCCAGTCCTCTTGCCCAGCTCCTCCAGAAGTGCCCGGAGCAGCGCCTCGGGGCGGGTGAGCGGGATGCTGAGGAGATCAAGACCCAGCCTTTCTTCAGGGTGAGTGTTCCCGGGTGCCTGGCACAGTGGGAGGTGTCGCCTGGCCACGCGGGCCGTTGTTCCGTTGTCTCAGGCAGCTCTGCCCTCGCCCCCAGACCACCGACTGGCAGGCCCTGCTCGCCCGCACCGTTCAGCCCCCCTTCCTGCCTACCCTCCGTGGCCCTACGGACCTGCGTTACTTCGAGGGCGAGTTTACGGGGCTGCCGCCGGCCCTGACCCCGCCTGACCCCCGTAGCCCCCTGACAGCCCGCCAGCAGGCTGCCTTCCGGGACTTCGACTTTGTGTCAGAGGGATTCCTGGGGCCCTGACGGCCTCTCTGGTGTGTCTGCCCCGTCTGCCCAGCCGTCTGCCCCAGAGGCCCAGGCCTTGCCAGGTATCGGTGGGCACTGGGCCTCGAAGTGGCAGCTGCAGAGCTGCTGTGGGGGGCTTCGCTCAGTCACTGGGcagggtcccctcccctcccgcccccgcctccTGGGAGGCCTGGACCAGAAAGGGCGGCACAGCAAGGAggagtttggtttggttttttaatatttgatttgcTTTACGGATGATTAAACTTATAAAACTGTGCAATGGAGGCATCCTGGctttggggggcagggtgggggggtctCGGAAGCCCAGGACGCTTGTGCCCGAGCCCCCCACGggtcctctgcctcctctccttccttcagaGGGCAGGACTGCCTATTGTGGCAGGAGCTCTGTCATTTCAGCTCTGCTCTGAGGCCTGGGAGGAGCGGGGGAGAATGAAGAACCCCAGGCCCTCTGAACGCCGACCCCAGCTGGGggcagcccctctggttttcaggCACAAGATGGTGGCCTTGCCTCCAGCAACCCTACACCGCCTGgctgctgccctcctccccctcctcctccccctcggCCCACAGGGTCTCCCAGGACCCTGAGGGCCATCCGCAGAAGAAGTGGGCCAGGTTGCGGGTCAGGCCACGGTCGAAGGGGTTGCCGGGGCGCTGGCGGAGGTAGGCGATGCGGTGCGAGGAGATGAACTCCCAGGTGGTGGTGTTGCTGGCCACCAGGTAGAGGTGCGAGGCGAGGAGCAGGCCCGCcaccaaagagaagagagagagcagcaggaaGGTGGCCAACAGCAGCCCGCTGGACCGCAGCCAGAGCCCCCAGGGCTGGAAGAAACGGAGGCCAGACCTGCAGGGCAGGAACAGAGATGGAGACCAAGGccgggggagggcgggggtgcCCCGGGGAGCCCCTCCAGGCAGGCCGTTTGGGGGAAGGCCCGAGGCCCCCGAAGGGGCACCTTGTAGGGGCATgctgcccgccctccccccatGCCCAGGCCGGCCGTGGAACCCACCATGCCAGGTACAGGCCCCACAGAAGCACCACCAGCTGCAGCGCCAGGTAGGCCACGAAGAGCGGGTGGTTGCGCTCCCCCACGCAGTTCTCCATCCAGGGGCAGTGGTGGTCGTAGCGGCGGACGCAGCGACGGCACTCACGGCAGTGCCGGGCCCGCAGGGGCTGCTGTGGGCACAAAGGGAGGCGGGCTCAGTGCCAGCTCCCCTCTGGGCCCACGACTGAGGGGAGTGATGAGGccacagagggggtgggggggagagaggcaggaggtcAAGGAGTCTCAACCTTGCCCCTGCGCCCTCCCGTAGAGGTCCCTGGTCACCCACCAGCACCAGGCAGTATCTGCAGCGCCGAAGGGGGATGGCTTGAGGAACCATGGCTGTCTGCTCCTCCTTGACCTCCTCCTGCAAATGGGGGACAGGGTATTAGGTTGGGAGGGAGAGGGCACTGGTGGGCGTTTCCCTGGGGGGCTAGCTTAGCCCTGGGTATGCACGCGGGGCCCATCCCCAGTGTAATGGAGGCGGTAGGGTGGGACAGAGTGCCCTGGCCCGAGTGAAGCTGTGACCTCTGTCACAGTTGTTTCGCTGGGCCTTGGCGGTTTCCTCATTGGAGGATGGGGGTTGCAGGGCTGCTAAGAGGATTCATGGAGATGCCCCAGGAAAGCCCTCTGCATAGATCCTGGCATGAGACTGTTACAGGGGCCTTGGGTATCCTATTGGTGGGAGGAAGGGTTCAGGCTCCCAGGGGCCCCCCTGGTTACCTGTGGCTGGGGCTGGACATTCACATAGCCCGGGTCCATGAGCGACACGGCCAGGTAGAGCAGCAGGGAACCCAGCACGAGGAGCAGGAAGGTAAGGGGCAGGAGTAGCTCCCCCTGCTCTTCCCACTGCCGCAGTGCTGGAGAGGCCGGAGAAGGAGAGTGAGGCCGGGGCCGGAGCTGAACAGGAGGCCATGTGTAGGGGTGTATCTGGAGGTGGGGAGTATGTCCCTGGCTGAGCAAAGGCCTGGAGATGGGGTGTAATGAGTGGTCAAGTGTGGCCACTGCATAGAGTACAGGAGGGAGAAGTCTGGGCCCagcactccctcccccccatccccaccaaaaaaaaaaaagttcatttgcaTTCTATCTGTAGGACAGTAGGGAACCATGGAAGGTTATAGGGTCAGATCTGTTTCTGAAAACCCTCCTGCTGCTGGAGGAAAGATGGAtaggggagcagggggaggcctggggcagagcctatccaggagggagaggagggtagcCAGACAAGGGCACTGGCAGGAGGAGTGGAGACAAAGGGCTGGATAGATAAGGGGTAAGGGAGTGAAGGGGCCAGACTTGAtgtaggggagagggaagagggatcCCTGACTTTGGCTCCATGATAGGGAGAGACCAGCTAGGTTTGATATGCCcatgagatagagacagaggagggcagggccaggaaggGTCCAACTCATGGAAGTAAATGAAGATttcaggggtgggaggcagggggaggtgaAGAGGGAGGGGCATTTAGATAACAGTGTGGACAGCTCTGGTGTCCCTTGGTTGTgaaaaggagcagagaaggaaagcagggttgcagggcggggtggggcgggtcCTTTCTGATGAGGAGACTGAGTAGGTGTTTAGGCTGAAGGGTGAAAGCGGTAGAGGAGACTTAAGAAGGTCTTGGGAGGAAAGTGACAACACCCACAGCCCAGGAGTTGAGGCTGGAGCAAGGAGGGAGGAGCGGGGCTTCCCAGAGTGGCAGTGAGGGTGAGAAGTTGGGCCGGAGGCAGCCTGCCAGGTAAGGAGGGGAAGGATGTTCGTGGGGGTGGGTCAGTGAGGTGGACGAGGACTACAGGGCAAGAAGTGAGGGTGGGGAAATGCGGGACAGGCCGCccccctctgtcttctcttgtcCTGGAAGGTGGGGAGCCTGGACTTGGGCAGCTAGTGGCCATGGGGATGGGCAGGATGCCAGTTCTTGATCTACTTGATCCTCGGAATCTTACGGAGGGACGTTATCCTGGGAAGGACCGGGTGGGTCTCGGGATCAGGGGAGATGGGGGCTCAAGTCCGTCGCGGGATCTGGTGGGCACCGGTTGGGTCCTGGGATAGACAGGGCATCTGGCAGGGATCAGGAAGATGCTGGGATTAATTAGGGATCAACTGGGTATTAGGCAGAAAGCAGGTGGCTCTTGGAATGACAGATGGAGAAGAGGCTCAGGAGCCGGCGGAAGTCGGGTGAATCCCAGGATTTCTGGGGCTTCAGCAGGGAATCCAGTGAGACCCAAACGTCTGGGGAATCACGCGGGATAGGGTGGGGCGGGGTCGCGCGGGGTCCGGCTCACCGGTATCGTGCAGGAAGAGCACCAGCGTGATCCCCCAGGTCAGCACAGTATGCCCGCTCCGCACCAGGACCCCAGGGCTGAGGAGCGCCCAGGGAGCCATCTCCTCCGCCCGGGGCCCCACCCGGAAGAAGCGCCGGGAGGGGCGGGCCCTTTGGGGGAGAGAGGCCGCGGCTACTCGCGGATTGGTGAGTCCTGGAGGTGGGCGGGGCCTGATTGGGTCGGGGAGGCTGCCTATTGGATAGCAGCTGCGGCCGAGGAGGCCCTCGAGCCAACAGGTGCCTGAAGAGGTTGAGGGCGGGGCCGGCGCGCGCGCAGCTGGTaactcccccaaccccagcccccaccagccaGGTAACTTTCGAAAGCGGAGGAGCAGGCGCGAGCCCTGACCCCGCCCCCTCGGGCTCTCACCCCGCCCGCCCCTAACCCGTGGCCTCGCGCATGCGTGCACCCCCCGGGGTGCCTCTGCTCAAGGTGTTCGGTGCGACTCCAGGTTGCAGGATTGTGCCGGTTTCGAAGACATGACTGAGTTCTCTAGAGGGGCAGGACTAGCCCTAGGTTGCTCTGGTGACACCCTTACCtccttgcttttcatttttagatattgcaaatgggggcgcctgctggctcagtgggttaagcctctgacttccactcaggtcatggtatcacgttgtgggttccagccccacgtggggctgtgtgctgacagctcagagcctggagcctgctttgccttctgtctgtctctctctctctgcccctgccctgcttgtgctcgctgtctctcaagaataaatagtcATCCGTGGTGCAGATCCTGGGTAGAAGGGGCGAAGTGGAGTCAGAAATACCAGCACAGAGGTGGTGTGAACTCGGGCAAGTTACCGAGCCACTCTGAGCTCTGTTTTCTGTCTATATAGTGGGGATTGATAGTAGCACCCCCCTGCTAAGGTggttgggaggattaaataatgcaaataaagtgTCTAGCACTGACCTCTCCCCTGCTATAAGCCAACACCTCGCCCTGCCAGAAGGACTTGCCCAacaggaggcttcaggctcttcTGAGAGGAAACCTCATCAGCATTCACTGTTCACACGCCTTCAACTGGGTCCCCAGGGCATTCCCGGTGCTGCCCTGCCTTTTCCACCCACACCTCTCATGGATACCAACATCCACCTTCTTTCTCCAACAGATCCTACACAGTATGCTCTTCTGACATCTGCTGTTTTGTCAGCTCAGCACCCCTTTTTCTGTTGGGGCACTGACTCTTCCCCATTCCACGTGGTTCTGGAGAAACTGTGTCCCACACTCCACAGGTTGATAGGAGACGTAGGCATGTGACTAGAGGGCCCAACTTGGTTCCCTATCTTAATGTCCCCAGTGATTGGTTCTAGGTGGCGGACATGTGACTCAGCAGGGCCAATCAGGATCATTCTATGAGAGTACTGTATAAATGCTGAGAAATGGGCATTCTTCTGGATCTCAGGCTTGAAGAATAGGCTATAAGGGCAACTGGCAGCTGTCTTTACACTATGTGGAGACAGACTGTGGCAGGAGAATGAAGCCACCTTATAGAGACATAGAGATAAGCAGTAAcgaaagagggagtgagagacaTCTTAGCAACATTGACTGGGTCCAGCTGTTCCTGAAGCTGAGATTAACTCTAGGTCCCCAGTTGCATCAGTGAATTCCCTCCCACCTTTGACTAGCCTGGGTAGGTATTTGAGTCGTGTGACTTTCACGTGTAAGTCAATCTTGGTTACTGCAACGGGTGAGTTAGTGTGCTGAGTGGAAACAATCCTGAAGCTTCCAggagtcaggccctgtgctggtgtcagagacagacaaagtcGGACACTAAAGTGGTAAGGACAGATTTTATCAGTAATATGTTATTGCTGTGTGAACTGAATGCGGCTCTGAACTCCCAGGTGACGGGGTGTTTTAAAGGGAGCACgagggagtggagagagggaaCAGCAGTGGCTTGAACAGATTGGGggaagtgaaaaattacaaaggGTTGCTCAGTGTAAATGCTGATTAGGCCAGCTGTGTGTGCTAGCTGGCAATAATTGAAGTTCGGTGCCTGTCCTCCCACACGGACCAGGAAACGGGGGCCTGATCCTTCCTGAGCATTATACTTTGAAGGCCAAACATTCCTTTGAAGGAATGGCTTTCAGGTCTCCTGAGTTGTAGATGATACAAATACATTTCAAAGGAACAGAAGAATTCGCAACCGTAGGCCCTTTTTAGTAAATGCTCTAAGACGGGGTGTGTGGGGGCTAAAACAAGGAGGGCCGGGGTCATCTTAGGGCTGCGGCCTTGAGCTATCAGAAACTATGTTAGCTCTTCTGTCCCTGCAGTACTGTTGTCCTGCTAACTCCAGTCTCCCCAGGGCCCCCCTCCACTCCTACCAGCCCACAAGGGGcaccctctctgctccctgctccctgtaAGCCGGGGCATAATCTCACACATAACATTGTCTCTACAATCAGATGCAACCACCCTGGGCAGGGGCCCTGTTGGGCTGTTGCCAGCTGTACCCCAGTGTCAGTCggcatgggggcagggagagaacgCAGAGGAGGCAGGAACTTCAGCCCGATCTGCCACCTGTCCCCAGGCTGCAGCTGACAGGGCCTCCAGGCCGGGCACACAGATCGACCCGATGTACCCTCCCTGTTGCAGGTCCCTTCGCTAGGCCCAGTGCCCAGACTGGCCACAGCCCCTCTCCGGACCCCGTCCCTTCTGCAAAAACGACACTCTGCTCTTCTCCACTTtgcacaaaaatgtatttctgtgaCATCCCAAAGTACAGACATTTACTCAGGCCCCAGGTGGTAAAGCAATGCAATGTGAGCTCTGCCCAGGGTCTGGCTCAGGCCATGTGAgcatggagggaggggcagaagtggCCTGTTTGCCAAGCTGGGGGAGCGCGGGGCGGCCGGCCCCTTCCCAGGGCTGGCAGGGACAGACTTCAGGGGAGGCCGGTGCCTCTCCCGGGGGCTGCTCATCCAGCCTGTCCTGCCTGGAGGCAGAAATGCTAGAAGAATCCAAGAACAggcccagggaaggaggaaggaagaaaggtcatcCCCAAAGGGAAGCCTGCAGAGTCGGCCCTGCTCCCCCAGCGCCTTGTTCTGGAAGGGCATCCTTACCACTGCCTGTCTCACGAGAAGCAATTCGGAGTTACATCAAGGGAGGACCACAAGATATTTCGAGATACATTTGCGGCTCACAC
It contains:
- the PKN3 gene encoding serine/threonine-protein kinase N3 isoform X1 yields the protein MGGDRRWDRLGSPRVSIWPRSTSCKSGADQQPPEDEKEMIRRAIQKELKIKEGVENLRRVATDRRHLGHVQQLLRASNRRLEQLHGELRALHARILLPGPGLAEPATTGPQPPAEQPRARHLEALQRQLQVELKVKQGAENMTHTYASGTPKERKLLAAAQQMLRDSQLKVALLRMKISSLEASGSPEPGEALRSGAGQGRAGRGLGADRLLPGPELLAEELRHRLRIEAAVAEGAKNVVKLLGTRRTQDRKALAEAQAQLQESSQKLDLLRLALEQLLEGLPPAHPLRGRVARELRTAVSGKPQPSGVLVKPTAVTGTLEVRLLGCEQLLTAVPGRSPAAVLAGSPSQGWLRARAKQQRGGGELASEVLAVLKVDNRVVGQTGWGPVTKQSWDQTFIVPLERARELEIGVHWRDWRQLCGVAFLRLEDFLDNACHQLSLSLVPQGLLFAQVTFCDPVIERRPRLQRQKRIFSKRRGQDFLRASQMNLNMAAWGRLVMNLLPPCSSPSTISPPRACPQTPATPRGAADPASPSSSVCLCPARCLLSPHSDFPPKKSPLEEEVRPPPKPPRLYLPREPTPEEIPRTKRPHMEPRTRLGPPLPPSATRKPPRLQDFRCLAVLGRGHFGKVLLVQFKGTGKYYAIKALKKQEVLSRDEMESLYCEKRILEAVGRTGHPFLLSLLACFQTSSHACFVTEFAPGGDLMMQIHEDVFPEPQARFYLACVVLGLQFLHEKKIIYRDLKLDNLLLDAQGFLKIADFGLCKEGIGFGDRTSTFCGTPEFLAPEVLTQEAYTRAVDWWGLGVLLYEMLVGECPFPGDTEEEVFDCIVNADAPYPRFLSVQGLELIQKLLQKCPEQRLGAGERDAEEIKTQPFFRTTDWQALLARTVQPPFLPTLRGPTDLRYFEGEFTGLPPALTPPDPRSPLTARQQAAFRDFDFVSEGFLGP
- the PKN3 gene encoding serine/threonine-protein kinase N3 isoform X2; the encoded protein is MGGDRRWDRLGSPRVSIWPRSTSCKSGADQQPPEDEKEMIRRAIQKELKIKEGVENLRRVATDRRHLGHVQQLLRASNRRLEQLHGELRALHARILLPGPGLAEPATTGPQPPAEQPRARHLEALQRQLQVELKVKQGAENMTHTYASGTPKERKLLAAAQQMLRDSQLKVALLRMKISSLEASGSPEPGEALRSGAGQGRAGRGLGADRLLPGPELLAEELRHRLRIEAAVAEGAKNVVKLLGTRRTQDRKALAEAQAQLQESSQKLDLLRLALEQLLEGLPPAHPLRGRVARELRTAVSGKPQPSGVLVKPTAVTGTLEVRLLGCEQLLTAVPGRSPAAVLAGSPSQGWLRARAKQQRGGGELASEVLAVLKVDNRVVGQTGWGPVTKQSWDQTFIVPLERARELEIGVHWRDWRQLCGVAFLRLEDFLDNACHQLSLSLVPQGLLFAQVTFCDPVIERRPRLQRQKRIFSKRRGQDFLRASQMNLNMAAWGRLVMNLLPPCSSPSTISPPRACPQTPATPRGAADPASPRCLLSPHSDFPPKKSPLEEEVRPPPKPPRLYLPREPTPEEIPRTKRPHMEPRTRLGPPLPPSATRKPPRLQDFRCLAVLGRGHFGKVLLVQFKGTGKYYAIKALKKQEVLSRDEMESLYCEKRILEAVGRTGHPFLLSLLACFQTSSHACFVTEFAPGGDLMMQIHEDVFPEPQARFYLACVVLGLQFLHEKKIIYRDLKLDNLLLDAQGFLKIADFGLCKEGIGFGDRTSTFCGTPEFLAPEVLTQEAYTRAVDWWGLGVLLYEMLVGECPFPGDTEEEVFDCIVNADAPYPRFLSVQGLELIQKLLQKCPEQRLGAGERDAEEIKTQPFFRTTDWQALLARTVQPPFLPTLRGPTDLRYFEGEFTGLPPALTPPDPRSPLTARQQAAFRDFDFVSEGFLGP
- the PKN3 gene encoding serine/threonine-protein kinase N3 isoform X9 yields the protein MGGDRRWDRLGSPRVSIWPRSTSCKSGADQQPPEDEKEMIRRAIQKELKIKEGVENLRRVATDRRHLGHVQQLLRASNRRLEQLHGELRALHARILLPGPGLAEPATTGPQPPAEQPRARHLEALQRQLQVELKVKQGAENMTHTYASGTPKERKLLAAAQQMLRDSQLKVALLRMKISSLEASGSPEPGEALRSGAGQGRAGRGLGADRLLPGPELLAEELRHRLRIEAAVAEGAKNVVKLLGTRRTQDRKALAEAQAQLQESSQKLDLLRLALEQLLEGLPPAHPLRGRVARELRTAVSGKPQPSGVLVKPTAVTGTLEVRLLGCEQLLTAVPGRSPAAVLAGSPSQGWLRARAKQQRGGGELASEVLAVLKVDNRVVGQTGWGPVTKQSWDQTFIVPLERARELEIGVHWRDWRQLCGVAFLRLEDFLDNACHQLSLSLVPQGLLFAQVTFCDPVIERRPRLQRQKRIFSKRRGQDFLRASQMNLNMAAWGRLVMNLLPPCSSPSTISPPRACPQTPATPRGAADPASPRCLLSPHSDFPPKKSPLEEERTKRPHMEPRTRLGPPLPPSATRKPPRLQDFRCLAVLGRGHFGKVLLVQFKGTGKYYAIKALKKQEVLSRDEMESLYCEKRILEAVGRTGHPFLLSLLACFQTSSHACFVTEFAPGGDLMMQIHEDVFPEPQARFYLACVVLGLQFLHEKKIIYRDLKLDNLLLDAQGFLKIADFGLCKEGIGFGDRTSTFCGTPEFLAPEVLTQEAYTRAVDWWGLGVLLYEMLVGECPFPGDTEEEVFDCIVNADAPYPRFLSVQGLELIQKLLQKCPEQRLGAGERDAEEIKTQPFFRTTDWQALLARTVQPPFLPTLRGPTDLRYFEGEFTGLPPALTPPDPRSPLTARQQAAFRDFDFVSEGFLGP